The genomic stretch GCCGCTATGGTCGTTTTAGTTGGGATGTCGTCTTGAGTTGCCACAACAGGCTCAATCGGCCTATGTTTTTCTTGCCATGCATTCCAAAAAAACAAAATTGAAAATGACAAAACAACAAACAAAATCAGTCTTTTAACGTCCATATTTATTTTCGTCTTTGCGCTAGTGTATTAATTAAGGAATAGGATCATGGCCACCGACATGCCAAGGATGGCATTTTAACAATCGGCGCACAGTATAGTAAAAGCCTTTAAAGGCACCATGCTTTTCAATAGATAGATATGCATAGTGTGAGCAAGTTGGACTAAAACGGCATTGCGGACCCAGTAATGGGCTTAGAAAGCGCTGATAGCATCTAATTAACAACAATAAAATTTTAGCCAATGTCTTCTCTGTATTTCAAAATCAATCAAGCATGCTACTTATTTTTCAGCTTACCGATCAGCATATCAAACTCTTGGACAATTTCATTGAAGTTTTTATGACTGAATGGCTTTTGAGGTCGAATGACGAGGTCTAAGTGACTAAAGTTAGCTTTGTTTCGTCTGAACAGCTCTTTTAGGACTCTGCGCATGTAATTACGATCCACAGATAACTTGGCCACCTTCTTACTGACAACTAATCCGAGCCTTGCGTATTGAAGCGGATTGTTCCTATAGTTAATAACTAAGGTTGCGCCTGAGATGCGCTTGCGGAAATTAAAAACGG from Candidatus Methylopumilus turicensis encodes the following:
- the yidD gene encoding membrane protein insertion efficiency factor YidD, with translation MAKILLLLIRCYQRFLSPLLGPQCRFSPTCSHYAYLSIEKHGAFKGFYYTVRRLLKCHPWHVGGHDPIP
- the rnpA gene encoding ribonuclease P protein component; the encoded protein is MNFKFPSELRLLKTDDFSSVFNFRKRISGATLVINYRNNPLQYARLGLVVSKKVAKLSVDRNYMRRVLKELFRRNKANFSHLDLVIRPQKPFSHKNFNEIVQEFDMLIGKLKNK